A region from the Plutella xylostella chromosome 6, ilPluXylo3.1, whole genome shotgun sequence genome encodes:
- the LOC125488645 gene encoding uncharacterized protein LOC125488645, with protein sequence MHQANGQAERYIRTVLNMIRIESRNNKSSWSQNLWRLQLVINITKHKTTQRSPLNLLIGTDATTPVIRALIRDVAVEGSQPNRESLRELCRSRASQLLRRNQAQQDSRVNQQRHLPRTFEVGDLAFVIKYSQSTGKVDPGMRGPYKVIRVLPSGRYELKLLSGAYGKTTQAAAEYMVPWRGEWCPKSCASFFEDDADASDHANGDRSADVRADASHDATTGATAEANDQAVAESSNQS encoded by the exons ATGCATCAAGCTAATGGACAGGCTGAGCGGTACATTCGCACCGTACTGAACATGATTCGCATCGAGTCCAGGAATAATAAGAGTTCGTGGTCACAGAATTTATGGAGGTTACAGCTAGTAATCAACATAACAAAACACAAGACCACGCAAAGGTCGCCCCTCAATCTCCTTATTGGCACGGATGCTACCACACCTGTCATACGTGCCCTCATAAGGGATGTAGCTGTGGAAGGATCTCAACCCAATCGTGAGTCCTTGCGCGAGTTGTGTAGAAGTCGTGCTAGTCAGCTACTTCGGAGAAACCAAGCACAGCAGGATTCCAGGGTAAACCAGCAAAGACATCTACCGCGGACCTTTGAAGTTGGTGACCTAGCCTTCGTCATCAAGTACTCCCAATCTACTGGCAAAGTGGATCCTGGCATGAGAGGTCCTTACAAAGTCATCAGGGTCCTACCCAGCGGGCGCTACGAGCTGAAGCTGCTCAGTGGAGCCTACGGCAAAACGACGCAGGCGGCAGCCGAATATATGGTGCCGTGGCGAGGGGAATGGTGCCCCAAGTCGTGTGCAAGCTTCTTTGAAG ACGATGCCGATGCCAGCGATCATGCCAATGGAGACCGGAGTGCTGATGTCAGGGCTGATGCGAGTCATGATGCCACTACGGGTGCGACTGCCGAAGCCAACGACCAAGCTGTTGCTGAGTCGTCCAACCAAAGCTGA